From Fulvivirga lutea:
TATCGAATACCTAAGTAAGTCGGATAAATGCCCGATCATATCCCTGGATTTTTCAGGATTTTCAATCACTAGTGAACGGATATTATTTAAGCAGTTAAAAAGAAAATGAGGGTTTATTTGTGATTTAAGAGCTATTAACTCAGCATCTTTCACAGCGGCTTCCAATCGCCATTTCTCAATCTCACTACTTTTAAGGTTAATAAAGAATTTGAAAAGAAAGTAAAGTATCGACCAGCCAGCTGCAACAATGGAAAGGTTAAGTACAATGATTACCGCAATTGCGAACGTAAACTCCTGATCACTTTCTACATAAAAAAAAGTGTTGTTAATAGGTAAAACAATGGCTGACCAGATGATGCCAAGTAAAATGGATGCAAGAATTACTCGGCCTGAGAGCTTAAATATTCCTACTTTCTCCCATTCATATTTTTTAATATAGCTTCGATATATGTGGGTAAGTATAAAGCCAACAATTACTGTGTTGAGGTATCCAACAATTATTTGCCACTGGTAATCATTAAAATAGGCTGCAACTCCAGCATAGAATACAAAGAATAGACTCCAGCCAATGAGCTGGAAAATCCAATACATTTTCTTCGTATTAATGGGCTGTTGTGTCATTCTAAATTCTAATTCCTGCATCAAATTTCTGATTTATCCGATTGCTTTCAATTTAATTATAATCCTGTGGATTGTTGGTCGGTTAAGTGGTTAATAATCAGTGTGACAAACGAAATTAGCATTACAAGAATATAATAAAATGAAAGTAACGCTGTTATATCAATAATCTCAGCTAAGTTTGAGACGAGCATTTAGCAATTTTTTAAGCTAAAAATTCATTTTTGTGCTTATTTTATCAAATAGAAATGTTATTTTGCTCGCGAATATTCTTGCGAATACCTAATATATATCACTATATTAGTATTTGCATTTAATTTTTTGAATAAATAAACAGGTATGAAAAGAACTGCAGGCTTTTTCAAAAGTGCTTTGTTAGTTGTCGGTGGATCAATGATGTTAACCTCATGTTTCCTTGGTGGAGGCGGTGGAAGACCTACGAGTTCACACCCAGGTGCGTTAAGTACCGCTACAGGATTGGCTTATAATGATGAAGATAATAACGGATTCGAGGTAAAACCTTATGCAGGTCAGCCAGAAGGACCGAATTTAGTTTTTATTGAAGGTGGCCGTGCCATCGTTGGTTCTTTTGAGGAAGATATTCTAAATAGAAGGGATAACATTGAGCGAACTGTTTCAGTGGCCTCTTTCTATATGGATGAAACGGAAATTGCCAACATTCACTGGTTAGAATACCTTCATTATCTAAATGTATCAGATTCTTCAAGAGAAGTTTATATTGCTGCTTTACCAGATACTACTGTTTGGGAAGCACGTTTAGCGTATAATGACCCTTACGTGGATCATTATTTAAGATACCCAGGGTTTAGATATTTCCCGGTTGTAGGTGTTAGCTGGGTACAGGCAAATAACTACGGAGATTGGAGAACAGCTGCAGTAAATCAAAAATTATATGAAGATTCTGGAGAAGAACTTCCTGAAACTTCTGGTGGTAGAATTCCATTGGAGTCAGGTATCGTACTTCCAAACTATAGATTGCCATCTGAAGCTGAGTGGGAATATGCTGCTACGGCTCTTATCGGTACTCAGTGGTTAGATGAAAATCAGACTCACCAAAGATTATATCCATGGGATGGCCATGCTCTTAGAAATCCGTATGGAAAAGAAATGGGTTACTTCCTGGCCAACTTCAAGAGAGGTAGAGGTGACTATGCCGGTATCGCTGGTAAATTAAATGATGGAGCTTTAATAACATCATATATTTATGAATTCCCTCCTAACGATTTCGGTCTATACAACATGGCTGGTAACGTAAGTGAGTGGGTGTTAGATGTGTACCGTCCAATGTCATTCCAGGATTTCGAAGATCTTAACCCAATAAGAAGAGATGGGTATATGGATGAAACATCTGGTTATGATTCAGATATTGAAAACAATCCAGAAGGTTTTACTTCATTAATTACTGATGAGTCAAGAGTATACAAAGGAGGTTCTTGGAAAGACGTTGCTTATTGGATGTCTCCAGGTACTAGAAGATACTTAGACCAAGATTCTTCTACTGCAACTATTGGATTCAGATGTGCTATGATTAGAGCAGGATCGAATTACTAGTTCTTAGAAATTAAGAAATTGAAGAGCCTCGGTATTCCTACCGGGGTTTTTTTGTGCATTTTATAGTAGTGGATGTGCCGTTCATAACATAATTTAATCTTATTAGAAAGCAAGCCGTAATAAATAAAGAACCCAATCAGACCATTTTTAACTCAAACAACCTAATTATGAAAAAAGGATTATTAAAACATGTTACAATTACGAGTTTTCTGATGCTCTCAGCTTTCATGTTAAAGGCACAGGGAATCGTATTTACGCCTCAAGTAAGTGGGGCAGCTAGTGTTTCACAACAAGTTGGTATTACTAACATTGAAGTGAATTACTCAAGACCCAATGTGGTTAGCCCGCAAGGGCAGGATAGAACCGGCAATTTATGGGGTAGCCCAACGGTTCCTTATGGTTTTACTAACCTAGGTTTTGGAACTGCGACAGAAGCTCCCTGGCGTGCAGGAGCAAATCAAAATACAGTAATTACATTTTCCACAGACGTAAAGGTGGAAGGTCAGGATTTAAGTGCGGGTAGTTATGGGCTACATATTGCGGTTTATGAAGATAATAAAGCGACTGTGATATTTTCCCGTGACACAGAATCTTGGGGTAGTTATTTCTACAATAAAGAGAATGATGCCTTAAGAGTTGACATAACTACCGTTGAGGTAGCGCAAACAGATTTGTTAACCTACAATTTTATAGAAGCTACAACCGATGAGGCTGTTTTAGCCTTAGATTGGGAGAAGAAAAGGTTTCCGATAAAAATTAGTGTTAATACACCCGAACTAGTTTATCAAAACTTTCAGGAAAAGTTAAAGGGAGATGAAGGGTTTAACGTACAATCCTGGGTGGCCGCAGCGAACTACCTAGCACAGAACAAAATTCACTTAGATGATGCGCTTAACTATGCTAATGCTGCGGTTGAAGGTCAATTTTTCAGTGATAAAAATTTTAACACACTTTCCACCAAAGCAGGTGTTTTAGTGGCGATGAACAATTTGGATGAAGCTGAAAAGGTGATGGACGAGGCCCTTTCAATGCCAGGCGTTTCAATCAACAATTATTATGGATATGGGCGGCAGTTAATCGCGCAAGATAGAGATAAAAAGGCGTTGGAAGTTTTTACAAAGGCAAGTAAAAAATGGTCTGACCATTGGTTAGCTCCTCATGGGTTAGCGCGGGCTTATTCTGCTATGGGTGATTACAAAAAAGCGGCTGAATATGAGACTAAAGCAATCGCTAAAGCCCCTGAAAATAGTAAGCAGGTATTAGAGGGATATCTTAAAACATTAAAAGAAGGGAAGGATTTTAATTAACAAAAAATCGAACTATATTAAGAAAAGGAAGTTATTCATTAGCTTCCTTTTTTTTATTTTATAATTATGGGGAAATCCTGCCCTTTAGAAAAAGTATGTGGAAACTGCATTTTGCCTTTGTGCTTTTTGGAGAACTCAGGTACCTGATCGTCTAAATAAGATTTTAATTCATAAATGGTCACCTTTCCATCGTTAGGTGATCCATCTGCTTTACCTGAAAGTGCTTCAAGTAAAACGTATGTAAAGATGCCATGCCCCAATTCCTTAAATTCAGTAGCAAATTGTTCGCTTCCTGCCGCAGCTAGCACGTGAATTCCCGTACTTCTGGAAAGTTGGGCCAGAGCCTTTTCTTCAGGAGCACCGCGCTGAGCCAGCAACTCTACACTACCACCTGATTGGCAGGCATCAATAATCAGCAATTGTTTAAGCGCTGAGATATTTTGTAATTCATTCTGAAGTTCTGTTGCACTTATTCCGTTTTGCTTGAGTTTGTCTTCACTATATAGTTTTACATTATCGGTTGGCACAATGTAAAAATTACCATCTACCATGCTTCCATGTCCGGCATAGTAGAAAAACAATACATCCTGTGGGGTAATTCGTTTCTCCAAAAGCTTCAGTTGCTCAAAGATATTGGCCTTTGTAGCCTCCTTATCGAAAAGGGGAATTACCTCCACCTTCTCGAATAAGTTTTTAGTATTTGTTTTAATAACGTCAATAAAGCCCTCCGCATCAGCACGTGCATAGTTTAGGTTTAAGTCTTCATTTTCGTAGTGATTGATGCCAATGGCAAATACATACAGAGAAGAACTTTTCTTACCTTCTTTTTCTACTGTAGTAGACTGCCTGTGCGATTCTATACCTACAGAATTAATGGCAACAGCTTCCAATGTATTAGCACCCGTAATAAGTGGAACCTGAACAGTAACTGCGCTTCTTCCATTTTTTAATTCTAATTCAGCTTCGTGGATTATCTTTTTATTGTGCATTACAACTATCTTTTCAGCACCGCCTCCCTGATCTTCCACTTTGATAATAACATCAATCTTATCTGTTTTTACTACTTCATTGGGGTGTGGAGCGATGAACTCTACAGTAGGTGGCGGAGACTTTCTGATTTGCTCATTAATGTCAAGCTTACTTGTTGATTTGCTGAATGTTTTATTGAGCAAGTCTGGTTGATAGTATTTGTTAAAGAACTGATCTACACTGTAGGACTCCATCCCCTTCACAAAAGCGATTTTATTGAATGCATTGAGTGAACCGCTAAAATATCCAGCCTTGTTGATGGCTACCCATTCGTTATTATCAAAAGTGACATAACTCACCAACTCTTCGTTATTTTCCAAATCCCAAATTTTGATCATGCCATCTTCTGAGCTACTGACAAGCCATTTTCCGGTATTGGTAAATTTTATATCAGTTACTGGCGCCTGATGACCTCTTAACGTATTAATTGAAGAACCATCACTTAATTTGAGCAATTCTATATCACGGTTTTCACCTGAGGCAGCAATTGTTCCATTAATTGGTTCAATAGCCAGTGCATACTGAGGCAATAAATCCTTCTTACGCCAGATTTGTAGGCCAGTTAATATATCCCAGGCCTTTATGGTACCATCCCAGGAAACGGATACTAATGTATTTTCATGGTGATCAATGGAATGAATAATATCGGTATGGCCAATGAAGTTAGTTACTGTGCTTTTGCTGTCTAACTCATATAAACTGAGTGTTTTATCCAGTCTGGCCATCAAGGCATAGATATCATCCCTGTAAAAACTCAATTCAAAAGGAGAGCCTTCATTGAAACGATAGACTTCTTCTGGTGTGTAATCGGCAAGGTTCCAGACTATGGCTGTTCCATCCCAACTGCCACTTATTAATTTGGCATCATCGTTCGAGAATGACAAGTCGAAAACCACCTCTCGATGGCCTTTGAGTGTTGCTAATAAGTCTCCGGTTTCTGCTGTCCATATTTTTACTTGTCCATCTGCTCCCCCTGTAGCTATGTACTTGCCGTTGTTACTGTATTTAACACTTAGTACTGCTTTCTCATGGCCCCTTAGCTCGCTGATAATTTGCCCTGATTGAATCTCCCAAATTCTTACTGCGCTTCCTACTTTGGCTTTGGCCAGATATTTATTATCTGGTGAAATATCAAAATCGTTTTTGAGATCAGTGTATTTTTTGATGTAGTAATCCCAACGTGAATTAGGATTGTAATCCAACCCCTGACCCTCTTTAACATTAATGCCACCTAGAGTTCTAAGAAGTTTGCCGGTTCTTGATTCGTAAATGGTAATTTTTTGTTCGTCATCAACGGTAACGATTTCTGACTCATCTACAGAAAATATTGCTTCATTCACCTTGTCATCGGTATACAAGGAGTATAACTTCTGCTTACTCTTAACATCAAACACAAACAGTGAATCATCTGTAAGTTGCAATAGATAGGTCGAGTTTTTAGAGATTTTCACTCCACGGCTATCATCAATATCTGTTTTAAATTCAGATATTATATCACCTGTTTTCGGATTATGGATAATTAGACTGCTATTATTTGAGAGTGATACCAGCGCATCATTATTGATATCCAGGAAGGTGGCGCAACCGCCACACCAACCAGTCTCAGGTTTATATTCAAACAGTTTATCACCTTTAAAATTATAGGAGGTAACTGTTCTGTTATCGTTGCCAAAGTAGATTTGATTGTCACTAGAAACCGTTGCTTCTACACCATAGCCAACACCTTTGTCAGGATTTACTTGAAATGATTTGATTGTATCTCCTGAGTTTAGATTCCACAAATAGGCCTTTGACTCAAATCCAGCAGTCACTAAATATTTATCATCATAAGATAGTGCAACCGATGTGAGATACTCCTCGCTAATGGAAAATGTATTTAGAATTTTCCCATCGATGATACTCCATTGTATTGCCCTACCGTCTGCACCACTACTTATGAAAAAAGAGCCATCCTTAGATACGGCTAAATCATTAATGGTATTGGTGTGTCCAAAAAATGTTCTGAGCTTTCGTCCCGTTTTCAGTTCCCAAAGAATAATGGTTTTGTCTCTGCTACCCGTAAGTAGATATCTGCCATCAGGGGTTGTGGCTACAGTTTTTATCACCGAAATATGACCGCGCTGAATAACAGTTTCTAATTTTTGAGAAAATGTAATTGTGCTGGTAAGAAAGAATATTAGAAATGAAGTAATTTTCATTTGACCAGTAAGAAACGTTAAATATACTTTCAATTCAGTGGAATACTTTCGCTACAAGTTGTAGAAAAATAGTTATAAACACCATCCACTGTGGTTATTTTTTGGTTCAGAATTAATTCTACTAGTTCTGGACAATCATTAAAGTATTCAGCCAAGCGCTTAAATTTTAATCCAAGAACGCCTTGGGTAACACGCACCAATTCTTTTTTGCCATGCCGGTAAAATAAGGGATATTCATCTATAATATCATTATCGTCCCAGACAAACTCCTTTTTGAAGTAGGTTATATGCTTATTCCTTCTAACCAATTTTAGGAAAATCTTATCTTGACTCTCATCTATTAGATACCTTGTTACAAAAAAAATCGTTTCTTCTCGCAGAGGTACCGACAGAAAATGAGTGTTGCCATACCCATAACCAACAATATCATTTGGGCCATATCTTTTCGGTCTTTTGTTTCCATTGGCAATGAACCGAATTCGCTTATAGAGGCTTTGAAAAGCACCATTATCTCTGTCTTTGACCCAACCTGAAATGGTGTCGCGTTCTGCAGTAATTAAATAACCAACCTGGTAACTAGAGTTCTGTGCATGAGATATCTGAATACACAGTAAAATATAAAGTAGTAAGACCGCTTTAAAAAGCCTCATGTTATGCTTGTGCGGCAAGCATTTCAAGAATATCATCCAGATGCTCTCGATTATTAGAAAGTCGGGGCACTTTATTTTGGCCACCTAGTTTACCTCTTTTCTCCATCCACTTGTAAAACGTGCCTTCAGCCACGCTGTGTACTTTTGGTGGTAATAAGGCCATATCTTGATAGCGCTTGGCATCATAATCTGAATTGACTTCACGAAGCTTTTTATCTAACAGCTCATTGAATTTCTCCTGACTTTCCGGCTTTTTTCTAAACTCAATGATCCATTCATGGCCACCTCTTTTTCCTTCATCGAAATAGATAGGTGCTGCCGTAAAATTATCAATAATGGCATTCGTTTGTTCACAAGCCCAGGTAATGGCAGATTCTGCATTTTCGATGATTAATTCCTCGCCAAAAGCATTGATGAAGTGTTTTGTTCTGCCGGAAATTTTAATTCTATACGGTTCAACCGAAGTGAATTTAACGGTATCGCCAATATTATATCGCCAAAGGCCGGCATTGGTAGAAATAATCATGGCATAATTTTTACCTATTTCCACTTCGCTTAATGAAAGTACTTTTGGGTGCTCCTTATGAATTTCATCAAAAGGAATGAACTCATAGAATATTCCATAATCCAGCATGAGCAACAATTCCTCTGAACCAATTTGATCTTGAATTCCAAAGAAGCCTTCAGAGGCATTATAGGTTTCCCAATAATGCATTTTATCCGAAGGAATTAATTTTTTGAATAGCTCTCTATAAGGAGTAAAAGCCACGGCTCCATGAAAAAATGCTTCAAGGTTTGGCCATACTTCCAATATATTATCTACTCCTTTAATCTCCATAATTCGTTGAAGAAGTAGTATTGTCCAAGTAGGCACACCAGACAAGGTCGTCACATTTTCCTCGGCTGTAACCTTGGCCATTTTTTCAATCTTTTCTTCCCACTTATCCATGAGTGCTACCTCTAAACTTGGAGTTCTAATCAACTGAGCCCAAAGAGGAAGATTTTTCATGATTACTGCAGAAACATCACCATAATAAGATTCTGCATTTTGATCGAATTCATTGATTTGATGGCTACCACCAATGGCTAAACCTTTACCCGTAAACATTCTTGAATCAGGGTAATTGTTGATGTATATAGAAATTAAGTCTTTACCTCCTTTATAGTGGCAATCTTCCAATGCTTCAGGTGAAACGGGAATAAACTTACTTCGAGCGTTAGTAGTACCACTTGATTTGGCAAACCATTTAACCTCAGAAGGCCACAGCACGTTTTGCTCGCCACGCATGAGCCTCTCTATATAAGGGAAAAGCTGTTCATAAGAATGCAGGGGTACTCTTTCCTGATACTGTTTATAATTTGAGATTGACTTGAAATCATACTTTTTTCCAAAATCTGTATTCTTGGCCTGATCAATTAATTTTCTGAATAGCTCGGCCTGAACATCATGTGGGTACTTGATGAAAAGTTCGATGTCATGAATTCTTTTTTTCATGACCCAGGAGATGATGGAATTGAGTATGTCCAAGTGAAATTGTTTAAACCAGAACTGTGAAATTATGAAAAAAGCCCTAGAAAGGGCTTTGATACTGCTTAGATTTTTCGCTTTAATTCGAAATGTTGACCCAGGTAAACTCTTCTTACCTGTTCGTCAGCTGCAAGTTCTTCTGCAGAACCTGCTTTCAGCAATTTACCTTCAAACATGAGGTACGCTCTATCTGTGATGGACAATGTTTCGTTCACATTGTGGTCAGTTATTAATATGCCTATATTCTTATCCTTAAGCTTGGCAACAATGGTCTGAATTTCTTCAACAGCAATAGGGTCTACACCTGCGAAGGGTTCATCTAATAATACGAAGTGCGGATCCACAGCTAGTGCTCTGGCAATTTCAGTTCTTCTTCGCTCACCACCTGACAATACCATGCCTAAATTCTTGCGAACATGTGTCAATGAGAATTCTTCAAGGAGTGCTTCCACTTTTTCTTTCTGCTCTTTTTTCGGAATGTTTCTCATCTCCAGAACAGCCATTATATTTTCTTCAACGCTAAGCTTTCTAAAAACAGAGGCTTCCTGAGCGAGATAACCTATGCCTAACTTTGCTCTACGATACATAGGCAGCTCTGTGATATTTTCTTGATCAAGGTATATCTGACCTTCGTTTGGCTTAATCAAACCAACAATCATATAGAAGGTGGTAGTTTTACCTGCACCATTTGGACCCAGTAGACCAACGATCTCTCCCTGCTCAACCTCTACGGACACATGATTAACTACTGTTCTCTTTTTATATTTTTTGACAAGATTATCTGCTCTTAAAATCATGGTTGCAAAACTAATTAATCAAACTGTATATCCTTAATATTAAGCTGAAGGGTCTTCATGCCTCGGAATTCATTCATTTCTATGGAATAGGCTATTCTAAAAAATGGTGTTGCTTCCAATTGTTCTTTCAAATCACTCAGGCCAAACCCAATACATTCAAAACTTTGTTCGTTATTTTCCTGCTTCAGGAAGAGCTTTAAATGTTTGTCTTTCAGTATACGCAAAGAACTTGCCAGTTTCACTTGATCTGTATAAAATATCGGAGCAAGGTTTTCAGGGCCAAAAGGCTCCATTTGGTTCAACACCTTGTAGAAGTTGGGCGTGATTGAGTCAAAATTAAGTTCAGCATCAATTTCAATTTGAGGAATTAGTAAATCATCAGGGATTGTGCTGGATACTACTTCTTCAAATTTTTGCTGAAACAATGGTACATTATCTATGGGTAAAGTAAGTCCGGCAGCATATTTATGACCGCCAAAATGATCTAATAAATCTCTGCAACTATCAATGGCGTTATACACATCAAATCCATAAACAGAACGAGCAGAACCGGTAGCCTTATCATCCGATTTAGTAAGTATTATGGTAGGCTTATAGTGTTTTTCAATACATCGGCTTGCCACAATCCCCACCACTCCTTTATGCCAGTCTTCTTTAAAAAGCACAGTGGACTTTGTAACAGTTCCATTATTTTCTTCAATCATGGCAAGGGCTTCCTGAGTGATGGAGCTATCTACTTCCCTTCTCTTATCATTTTTTATATTGAGTTTCTCCGCATAGTGGTAGGCCTCATCTTCCGTTTCTGCTAATAGCATATCCACGGCACCTTTGGCATGACTAATTCGGCCTGCGGCATTTATTCGTGGTGCAATTCCAAATACTATTCCTGTAATTGTTAGTTTTTTCTGAATGCCCGCAAGGTGTACCATGGCATTTAGCCCCGGCCGTTGTGCCTTTTCTAACTGGAGAAGTCCGTAATAGGCAAGAATGCGATTCTCACCGGTAATGGGTACGATATCCGATGCAATGCTAATAACCACTAAATCAAGAAATTCGAACGGATCAACAAGAATAGAATCAAGTTGATCTGAAATTGCCTGTATGAGCTTAAAGCCAATACCGCATCCGGAGAGTTCTTTATAAGGATATGGACAATCTTCTTGCTTTGGGTCGAGCACAGCTACCGCATTAGGCACTGTTTCCCCGGGCAGGTGATGATCGCAAATAATAAAATCTATTCCCAGATCATTTGCATAATCAATGAGCTCCACTGATTTGATTCCACAATCAAGTGCTATGATTAGTGAAAACCCATTTTCATGCGCATATTCAATTCCTTGTTTGGAAATGCCATACCCCTCTTTGTACCTGTCGGGAATATAAAACTCCGAATGATGATGAAATGAGTTAATGTACCCAAAACATAAAGCTACTGAAGTGGTGCCATCCACGTCATAATCGCCATAGACTAAAATCTTTTCATCGTTTTCGAAAGCCGTAATAATTCTGGCAACTGCCTTATCCATTCCTTTCATTAAAAATGGATCGTGTAAATGATCCAAAGATGGGCGGAAGAAGTCCTTGGCTTCATCGAAAGTGGTAATGCCACGTTGGGCGATGATAGTACCTAACGGCACGCTTACATTGATGGACTTACATAGCGCCTCAACTACTTCTTGATTAGGGATTGGTTTATGGTTCCATCGTTTATTCATGGCAATAAAAAAAGCAGTACGAAAGTACTGCTTTTAACTTATATGTTTAATGATATATTATTCTGAATCCGCTGGCTTCTCAGTAACAACGCCTTCTAATACATCTTTTATTTCTTTTCTAACACCATCTTGGTAAGGTACAATCCACGCATCTTTTACGCCCATCTCTCTAAGGTATTTCTTAAAGGTATCGGCCTCCCAATAGTCTCTAAACTGTCCTAAAGTGATTTTCTGCATTCCATCCTCGTTCTCACCACCGAAGTTTTCGTGATTTTCGAAGTACTTAGAAAGGTCTTTATTTCTGAATGCTCCAATCTGAACTTTGAATACAATGCCATCTACCATTTTGCCGCCAGATTCCATTTTTGGCTGAGCTGCTGGCTTTTCTCTAGCAGCTGCTTTTGCTGCCGCTAAATCGCTTCGCAACTTTGCCATGTCATCTTGCAATTCGCTAATCTTAGCGTCTTTATCACTTAGCTTCGATTGAAGGCTATTGTTATCAGACTTTAAGCTGTTTACCTGACCTTGCAACGCATCTTTATCATCAACAAGTTGTTTTAAAGCTTCAGGGTTCTTTTTGTACTCTTTGGCTTTATTTTTCCATTCTTTAGCTTCCGCCTTATCCAATTGTGCATTAGCATTAAAGGCGATGGCGCCAACCAAGATCAAGCTA
This genomic window contains:
- the lptB gene encoding LPS export ABC transporter ATP-binding protein; translation: MILRADNLVKKYKKRTVVNHVSVEVEQGEIVGLLGPNGAGKTTTFYMIVGLIKPNEGQIYLDQENITELPMYRRAKLGIGYLAQEASVFRKLSVEENIMAVLEMRNIPKKEQKEKVEALLEEFSLTHVRKNLGMVLSGGERRRTEIARALAVDPHFVLLDEPFAGVDPIAVEEIQTIVAKLKDKNIGILITDHNVNETLSITDRAYLMFEGKLLKAGSAEELAADEQVRRVYLGQHFELKRKI
- the recJ gene encoding single-stranded-DNA-specific exonuclease RecJ; the protein is MNKRWNHKPIPNQEVVEALCKSINVSVPLGTIIAQRGITTFDEAKDFFRPSLDHLHDPFLMKGMDKAVARIITAFENDEKILVYGDYDVDGTTSVALCFGYINSFHHHSEFYIPDRYKEGYGISKQGIEYAHENGFSLIIALDCGIKSVELIDYANDLGIDFIICDHHLPGETVPNAVAVLDPKQEDCPYPYKELSGCGIGFKLIQAISDQLDSILVDPFEFLDLVVISIASDIVPITGENRILAYYGLLQLEKAQRPGLNAMVHLAGIQKKLTITGIVFGIAPRINAAGRISHAKGAVDMLLAETEDEAYHYAEKLNIKNDKRREVDSSITQEALAMIEENNGTVTKSTVLFKEDWHKGVVGIVASRCIEKHYKPTIILTKSDDKATGSARSVYGFDVYNAIDSCRDLLDHFGGHKYAAGLTLPIDNVPLFQQKFEEVVSSTIPDDLLIPQIEIDAELNFDSITPNFYKVLNQMEPFGPENLAPIFYTDQVKLASSLRILKDKHLKLFLKQENNEQSFECIGFGLSDLKEQLEATPFFRIAYSIEMNEFRGMKTLQLNIKDIQFD
- a CDS encoding GH3 auxin-responsive promoter family protein, whose product is MKKRIHDIELFIKYPHDVQAELFRKLIDQAKNTDFGKKYDFKSISNYKQYQERVPLHSYEQLFPYIERLMRGEQNVLWPSEVKWFAKSSGTTNARSKFIPVSPEALEDCHYKGGKDLISIYINNYPDSRMFTGKGLAIGGSHQINEFDQNAESYYGDVSAVIMKNLPLWAQLIRTPSLEVALMDKWEEKIEKMAKVTAEENVTTLSGVPTWTILLLQRIMEIKGVDNILEVWPNLEAFFHGAVAFTPYRELFKKLIPSDKMHYWETYNASEGFFGIQDQIGSEELLLMLDYGIFYEFIPFDEIHKEHPKVLSLSEVEIGKNYAMIISTNAGLWRYNIGDTVKFTSVEPYRIKISGRTKHFINAFGEELIIENAESAITWACEQTNAIIDNFTAAPIYFDEGKRGGHEWIIEFRKKPESQEKFNELLDKKLREVNSDYDAKRYQDMALLPPKVHSVAEGTFYKWMEKRGKLGGQNKVPRLSNNREHLDDILEMLAAQA
- a CDS encoding WD40 domain-containing protein → MKITSFLIFFLTSTITFSQKLETVIQRGHISVIKTVATTPDGRYLLTGSRDKTIILWELKTGRKLRTFFGHTNTINDLAVSKDGSFFISSGADGRAIQWSIIDGKILNTFSISEEYLTSVALSYDDKYLVTAGFESKAYLWNLNSGDTIKSFQVNPDKGVGYGVEATVSSDNQIYFGNDNRTVTSYNFKGDKLFEYKPETGWCGGCATFLDINNDALVSLSNNSSLIIHNPKTGDIISEFKTDIDDSRGVKISKNSTYLLQLTDDSLFVFDVKSKQKLYSLYTDDKVNEAIFSVDESEIVTVDDEQKITIYESRTGKLLRTLGGINVKEGQGLDYNPNSRWDYYIKKYTDLKNDFDISPDNKYLAKAKVGSAVRIWEIQSGQIISELRGHEKAVLSVKYSNNGKYIATGGADGQVKIWTAETGDLLATLKGHREVVFDLSFSNDDAKLISGSWDGTAIVWNLADYTPEEVYRFNEGSPFELSFYRDDIYALMARLDKTLSLYELDSKSTVTNFIGHTDIIHSIDHHENTLVSVSWDGTIKAWDILTGLQIWRKKDLLPQYALAIEPINGTIAASGENRDIELLKLSDGSSINTLRGHQAPVTDIKFTNTGKWLVSSSEDGMIKIWDLENNEELVSYVTFDNNEWVAINKAGYFSGSLNAFNKIAFVKGMESYSVDQFFNKYYQPDLLNKTFSKSTSKLDINEQIRKSPPPTVEFIAPHPNEVVKTDKIDVIIKVEDQGGGAEKIVVMHNKKIIHEAELELKNGRSAVTVQVPLITGANTLEAVAINSVGIESHRQSTTVEKEGKKSSSLYVFAIGINHYENEDLNLNYARADAEGFIDVIKTNTKNLFEKVEVIPLFDKEATKANIFEQLKLLEKRITPQDVLFFYYAGHGSMVDGNFYIVPTDNVKLYSEDKLKQNGISATELQNELQNISALKQLLIIDACQSGGSVELLAQRGAPEEKALAQLSRSTGIHVLAAAGSEQFATEFKELGHGIFTYVLLEALSGKADGSPNDGKVTIYELKSYLDDQVPEFSKKHKGKMQFPHTFSKGQDFPIIIK
- a CDS encoding DUF2911 domain-containing protein, giving the protein MKKGLLKHVTITSFLMLSAFMLKAQGIVFTPQVSGAASVSQQVGITNIEVNYSRPNVVSPQGQDRTGNLWGSPTVPYGFTNLGFGTATEAPWRAGANQNTVITFSTDVKVEGQDLSAGSYGLHIAVYEDNKATVIFSRDTESWGSYFYNKENDALRVDITTVEVAQTDLLTYNFIEATTDEAVLALDWEKKRFPIKISVNTPELVYQNFQEKLKGDEGFNVQSWVAAANYLAQNKIHLDDALNYANAAVEGQFFSDKNFNTLSTKAGVLVAMNNLDEAEKVMDEALSMPGVSINNYYGYGRQLIAQDRDKKALEVFTKASKKWSDHWLAPHGLARAYSAMGDYKKAAEYETKAIAKAPENSKQVLEGYLKTLKEGKDFN
- a CDS encoding sensor histidine kinase — protein: MQELEFRMTQQPINTKKMYWIFQLIGWSLFFVFYAGVAAYFNDYQWQIIVGYLNTVIVGFILTHIYRSYIKKYEWEKVGIFKLSGRVILASILLGIIWSAIVLPINNTFFYVESDQEFTFAIAVIIVLNLSIVAAGWSILYFLFKFFINLKSSEIEKWRLEAAVKDAELIALKSQINPHFLFNCLNNIRSLVIENPEKSRDMIGHLSDLLRYSIQFNNREKVSIEQELDVVQNYLNLESIQFEDRLKYSLEIKPETLDLKVPPMAIQLLVENAIKHGISNLPDGGEINIKSYLSDDNLIVEVINSGQINNDKKGTGIGLKNASDRLRLLFGKISNLEINNLNENQVKASFKIPLI
- the gldJ gene encoding gliding motility lipoprotein GldJ, with product MKRTAGFFKSALLVVGGSMMLTSCFLGGGGGRPTSSHPGALSTATGLAYNDEDNNGFEVKPYAGQPEGPNLVFIEGGRAIVGSFEEDILNRRDNIERTVSVASFYMDETEIANIHWLEYLHYLNVSDSSREVYIAALPDTTVWEARLAYNDPYVDHYLRYPGFRYFPVVGVSWVQANNYGDWRTAAVNQKLYEDSGEELPETSGGRIPLESGIVLPNYRLPSEAEWEYAATALIGTQWLDENQTHQRLYPWDGHALRNPYGKEMGYFLANFKRGRGDYAGIAGKLNDGALITSYIYEFPPNDFGLYNMAGNVSEWVLDVYRPMSFQDFEDLNPIRRDGYMDETSGYDSDIENNPEGFTSLITDESRVYKGGSWKDVAYWMSPGTRRYLDQDSSTATIGFRCAMIRAGSNY